From a single Diceros bicornis minor isolate mBicDic1 chromosome 6, mDicBic1.mat.cur, whole genome shotgun sequence genomic region:
- the CALHM2 gene encoding LOW QUALITY PROTEIN: calcium homeostasis modulator protein 2 (The sequence of the model RefSeq protein was modified relative to this genomic sequence to represent the inferred CDS: deleted 1 base in 1 codon), which yields MAALIAENFRFLSLFFKSKDVMIFNGLVALGTVGSQELFTVVAFHCPCSPARNYLYGLTAIGVPALALFLIGVILNNHTWNLVAECQYRRTKNCSAAPNFLLLSSILGRAAVAPVTWSVISLLRGEAYVCALSEFVDPSSLTAGEEGFPPAHATEILARFPCGEGPANLSGFREEVSRRLKYESQLFGWLLIGVVAILVFLTKCLKHYCSPLSYRQEAYWAQYRANEDQLFQRTAEAHSRVLAASNVRRFFGFVALNKDDEELVAKFPVEGTQPRPQWNAITGVYLYRENQGLPLYSRLHKWAQGLAGNGTAPDNVEMALLPS from the exons ATGGCAGCCCTGATTGCAGAAAACTTCCGCTTCCTATCGCTCTTCTTCAAGAGCAAGGATGTGATGATTTTCAACGGACTGGTGGCACTGGGCACAGTGGGCAGCCAGGAGCTGTTCACTGTGGTGGCTTTCCATTGCCCTTGCTCGCCAGCCCGAAACTACCTGTACGGGCTGACAGCCATTGGTGTGCCTGCCCTGGCACTATTCCTCATCGGTGTCATCCTCAACAACCACACCTGGAACCTAGTTGCCGAGTGCCAGTACCGGAGGACCAAGAACTGCTCAGCTGCCCCCAACTTCCTCCTCCTAAGCTCCATCCTGGGCCGTGCGGCTGTGGCCCCTGTCACCTGGTCTGTCATCTCCCTGCTGCGCGGTGAGGCCTATGTCTGTGCTCTCAGCGAGTTCGTGGACCCCTCCTCACTCACGGCCGGGGAAGAGGGCTTCCCACCAGCCCACGCCACAGAAATCCTGGCCAGGTTCCCTTGTGGGGAGGGCCCTGCCAACCTGTCAGGCTTCCGGGAGGAGGTCAGCCGCAGACTCAAGTACGAGTCCCAG CTCTTCGGGTGGCTGCTCATCGGCGTGGTGGCCATCCTGGTGTTCCTGACCAAGTGCCTCAAGCATTACTGCTCGCCACTCAGCTACCGCCAGGAGGCCTACTGGGCGCAGTAC CGCGCCAACGAGGACCAGCTCTTCCAGCGCACGGCCGAGGCGCACTCGCGGGTGCTGGCTGCCAGCAACGTGCGCCGCTTCTTCGGCTTCGTGGCACTCAACAAAGACGATGAGGAGCTGGTTGCCAAGTTCCCAGTGGAAGGCACACAGCCTCGGCCACAGTGGAACGCCATCACCGGCGTCTACTTGTACCGTGAGAACCAGGGCCTCCCACTCTACAGCCGCCTGCACAAGTGGGCCCAGGGTCTGGCGGGCAATGGCACAGCCCCGGACAACGTAGAGATGGCCCTGCTTCCCTCCTAA
- the CALHM1 gene encoding calcium homeostasis modulator protein 1 has product MDKFRMIFQFLQSNQESFMNGICGIMALASAQMYSAFDFNCPCLPGYNAAYSAGILLAPPLVLFLLGLVMNNNVSMLAEEWKRPPGRRAKDPAVLRYMFCSMAQRALIAPVVWVAVTLLDGKCFLCAFCTAVPVTVLGNGSLAPGLPPPELARLLARVPCPEIYDGDWLLAREVAVRYLRCISQALGWSFVLLTTLLAFIVRSVRPCFTQAAFLKSKYWSHYIDIERKLFDETCTEHAKAFAKVCIQQFFEAMNHDLELGHAHGALATSPASSAAPATTNSAEEEKEKLRGITDQGTMNKLLTSWHKCKPPLRLGQEEPLMGNGWAAGGPRPPRKEVATYFSKV; this is encoded by the exons ATGGACAAGTTCCGGATGATCTTCCAGTTCCTGCAGTCCAACCAGGAGTCCTTCATGAACGGCATCTGCGGCATCATGGCGCTGGCCAGCGCCCAGATGTACTCCGCCTTCGACTTCAACTGCCCCTGCCTGCCGGGCTACAACGCCGCCTACAGTGCTGGCATCCTGCTGGCACCACCGCTGGTGCTCTTTCTGCTCGGCCTGGTCATGAACAACAACGTGTCCATGCTGGCCGAGGAGTGGAAGCGGCCGCCGGGCCGCCGGGCCAAGGACCCCGCCGTGCTGCGCTACATGTTCTGCTCCATGGCCCAGCGCGCCCTCATTGCGCCCGTCGTCTGGGTGGCTGTCACACTGCTCGATGGCAAGTGCTTCCTTTGTGCCTTCTGCACTGCCGTGCCGGTGACTGTGCTGGGCAACGGCAGCCTGGCGCCCGGCCTGCCTCCGCCCGAGCTCGCCCGCCTGCTTGCCCGGGTGCCCTGCCCCGAGATCTACGACGGTGACTGGCTGCTGGCCCGCGAGGTGGCCGTGCGCTACCTGCGCTGCATCTCCCAG GCCCTGGGCTGGTCCTTCGTGCTCCTGACCACACTGCTTGCATTCATCGTGCGCTCTGTGCGGCCCTGCTTCACGCAGGCCGCCTTCCTCAAAAGCAAGTACTGGTCCCACTATATCGACATCGAGCGCAAGCTCTTTGATGAGACGTGCACAGAGCATGCCAAAGCCTTCGCCAAGGTCTGTATCCAGCAGTTCTTTGAGGCCATGAACCATGACCTGGAGCTGGGTCATGCCCACGGGGCCCTGGCCACATCCCCTGCTAGCTCGGCTGCCCCGGCTACCACCAACAGtgctgaggaggagaaggagaagctgCGTGGCATCACCGATCAAGGCACCATGAACAAGCTGCTCACGAGCTGGCACAAATGCAAGCCGCCTctgcggctgggccaggaggaGCCGCTGATGGGCAACGGCTGGGCTGCAGGGGGACCTCGGCCTCCACGCAAGGAGGTGGCCACCTACTTCAGCAAAGTGTGA